The Pseudomonas aeruginosa genome includes the window CCACTGGGCCGAGCACCTGGTGTTCGTCTACCCGGTCTGGTGGGGCGGCCTGCCGGCGCTGCTGCAGGGCTTCTTCGACCGCGCCCTGCAGCCGGGCTTCGCCTTCCGCTACCGCGGCACCCAGGACAAGGACTGGGAGCAACTGCTGGGCGGGCGCAGCGCCGACCTGCTGGTCTGCCACGACCAGCCGCTGTCGCGGCTGCGCTTCCTCAAGGGCCCGCCGGCGCACCGGCAGATGGTGCGCAGCGTGCTCGGCGCCTGTGGCATCGCCACCCGCCGCCTGGAAGAGTTCGCGCCGATGCGCAGTTCCAGCGAGGAACAGCGCCAGGGCTGGCTGCGTCGCGCCGAACAGCTCGGCAGCCAGGTCTAGTTCCCTTCCCGCCCGGCTGCGGCCGGGCGCGGACACTGATCGTTCTGACAGGTCCGCCACCTTCCCGCCGGCTTCCCTTCCCCGCCCCCATGGCGGCCCTTTGCCTGCCTCTACCGGCTCACAGTGCGGGTGCCGACCGCTTTGCATTCCGCGACATCCATCAGGAATGGGTAGCGAATCTGACCGGCCCGTCACATTTGGTAGGGACCTCAAACCGGCACCGAGGGCTAGGATCAGCCCGCTTCGAAATGAATCCGGTTCTGGAAAAAAGGACTTGTCATGAAACACTACTCAGCCACCCTGGCACTCCTGCCACTCACCCTCGCCCTGTTCCTGCCCCAGGCAGCCCATGCCCACGGCTCGATGGAAACGCCGCCCAGTCGGGTCTACGGCTGCTTCCTCGAAGGTCCGGAGAATCCCAAGTCGGCCGCCTGCAAGGCCGCCGTCGCCGCCGGCGGCACCCAGGCGCTGTACGACTGGAATGGCGTCAACCAGGGCAACGCCAACGGCAACCACCAGGCGGTGGTCCCCGACGGCCAGCTCTGCGGCGCCGGCAAGGCACTGTTCAAGGGCCTGAACCTGGCTCGCAGCGACTGGCCCAGCACTGCCATCGCGCCGGACGCCAGCGGCAACTTCCAGTTCGTCTACAAGGCCAGCGCGCCGCACGCGACCCGCTACTTCGACTTCTACATCACCAAGGACGGCTACAACCCCGAGAAGCCGCTGGCCTGGAGCGACCTGGAACCCGCGCCGTTCTGCTCGATCACCAGCGTCAAGCTGGAGAACGGCACCTACCGGATGAACTGCCCGCTGCCCCAGGGCAAGACCGGCAAGCATGTGATCTATAACGTCTGGCAGCGCTCGGACAGCCCGGAAGCCTTCTACGCCTGCATCGACGTGAGCTTCAGCGGCGCCGTCGCCAACCCCTGGCAAGCGCTGGGCAACCTGCGCGCGCAGCAGGACCTGCCAGCCGGTGCTACCGTCACCCTGCGTCTGTTCGATGCCCAGGGCCGCGACGCCCAGCGTCACAGCCTGACCCTGGCCCAGGGCGCCAACGGTGCCAAGCAATGGCCGCTGGCGCTGGCGCAGAAGGTCAACCAGGACTCCACCCTGGTCAACATCGGCGTGCTGGATGCCTACGGGGCGGTCAGCCCGGTGGCCAGCTCGCAGGACAACCAGGTCTACGTGCGCCAGGCCGGCTACCGCTTCCAGATCGACATCGAACTGCCGGTCGAGGGCGGCGGCGAGCAACCGGGCGGCGACGGCAAGGTCGACTTCGACTATCCGCAAGGCCTGCAGCAATACGACGCCGGGACCGTAGTGCGCGGTGCCGATGGCAAGCGCTACCAGTGCAAGCCCTACCCGAACTCCGGCTGGTGCAAGGGCTGGGACCTCTACTACGCCCCGGGCAAGGGCATGGCCTGGCAGGACGCCTGGACCCTGCTGTAACGCCCTCGACTGCCGCCCGCTCCGGGCGGCAGTCGTTTTCGCCGCCAGGCACCCGCCGCGAGACGGCGAATCCGCGCAACGGTACAGTCCCCCGGCGAAACCCTGGCTACGTGTGCCTGTTCAATCTGCCGTGCGCTCCCTAGGCTGGTCCGACCACCAGCACGGGGAAACCACGCATGCCTTTTTCTCTCGCCGCCCTCCAACAGGCCGCCGCCATCGTCCACCAGAGCCTGCCGCCGACGCCGCAGATACGCTGGCCGCTGCTATGCGAGGCACTGGGTTGCGAAGTGTGGATGAAGCACGAGAACCACCTGCCGGTGGGGGCCTTCAAACTGCGCGGCGGCCTGGTGTATTTCCACCACCTGGCGCACCAGGGCGAGCGGCCGGCCGCCGTGATCAGCGCGACCCGCGGCAACCACGGCCAGTCGGTGGCCTTCTCGGCGAGCCGCTACGGCATCCAGCCGATCATCGTCGTGCCGCACGGCAACAGCCGCGAGAAGAACGCGGCGATGCGCAGCCTTGGCGCGGAGCTGATCGAGCACGGCGAGGACTTCCAGGCCTCCCGCGAATACGCCGCCGAGCGCGCCCGGCGCGAAGGCCTGCACCTGATTCCGGCGTTCCATCCCTGGCTGGTGGCCGGGGTCGCCAGCTACAGCCTGGAGTTGTTCGCCGCGCTGGCCGACCTTGACGAAGTCTACGTGCCGATCGGTATGGGTTCGGGCATCTGCGGCCTGATCGCCGCGCGCGACGCGCTGGGCCTGAAGACCCGCATCGTCGGCGTAGTGTCCGCCCATGCGCCGGCCTACGCCCTGTCGTTCGAGGCCGGCACGGCGATCAGCCACCCGGTCGACACCCGCCTGGCCGACGGCATGGCGTGCAGTACGCCGGACCCGAGCGCGCTGGAAATGATCCTGGCCGGTGCCGATCGTCTGGTGCGGGTCAGCGACAGGGAGATCGGCGCGGCCATGCGCCTGTGCTT containing:
- a CDS encoding NAD(P)H-dependent oxidoreductase; its protein translation is MVETAKTGATPLEGDGKRILLIVGSPKRKSFCHLLAECYAQGARSKDHVVRELKLGELAFDPILHEGYEQSQVLEPDLLEAQRQIHWAEHLVFVYPVWWGGLPALLQGFFDRALQPGFAFRYRGTQDKDWEQLLGGRSADLLVCHDQPLSRLRFLKGPPAHRQMVRSVLGACGIATRRLEEFAPMRSSSEEQRQGWLRRAEQLGSQV
- the cbpD gene encoding chitin-binding protein CbpD codes for the protein MKHYSATLALLPLTLALFLPQAAHAHGSMETPPSRVYGCFLEGPENPKSAACKAAVAAGGTQALYDWNGVNQGNANGNHQAVVPDGQLCGAGKALFKGLNLARSDWPSTAIAPDASGNFQFVYKASAPHATRYFDFYITKDGYNPEKPLAWSDLEPAPFCSITSVKLENGTYRMNCPLPQGKTGKHVIYNVWQRSDSPEAFYACIDVSFSGAVANPWQALGNLRAQQDLPAGATVTLRLFDAQGRDAQRHSLTLAQGANGAKQWPLALAQKVNQDSTLVNIGVLDAYGAVSPVASSQDNQVYVRQAGYRFQIDIELPVEGGGEQPGGDGKVDFDYPQGLQQYDAGTVVRGADGKRYQCKPYPNSGWCKGWDLYYAPGKGMAWQDAWTLL
- a CDS encoding threonine dehydratase, yielding MPFSLAALQQAAAIVHQSLPPTPQIRWPLLCEALGCEVWMKHENHLPVGAFKLRGGLVYFHHLAHQGERPAAVISATRGNHGQSVAFSASRYGIQPIIVVPHGNSREKNAAMRSLGAELIEHGEDFQASREYAAERARREGLHLIPAFHPWLVAGVASYSLELFAALADLDEVYVPIGMGSGICGLIAARDALGLKTRIVGVVSAHAPAYALSFEAGTAISHPVDTRLADGMACSTPDPSALEMILAGADRLVRVSDREIGAAMRLCFTSTHNVAEGAGVAALAAAWQERERLKGLKVGLILSGANVDREVFAEQLAAGD